In Fibrobacter sp. UWR2, the following are encoded in one genomic region:
- a CDS encoding TIGR04133 family radical SAM/SPASM protein, protein MQLSLKKKLALEAYRLYRHNEIKAHPLTYFFWECTLRCNLHCLHCGSDCVKDAIPDMPREDFMNVLDKLAPHIDPKHFIVVITGGEPLMRADLEECGQEIKKRGYPWGMVTNGLAMTPERYTKLLKAGLRSLTISLDGLEANHNHFRGDPHSFERALRAIDMAAHTQGLTFDVMTCVNRENLKELPKILDMLLKIGVKRWRIATVFPKGRAKDNPLFQLTNQEFRQVFDFIHEVKKQNLINVNYGCEGFLGSYEKDARNYPFFCRAGVNVSSVLCDGSISACPSLRGDYIQGNIYKDDLWDVWQNRYQVMRDRSWAKIGDCKKCKYWRYCEGSSLHLRDEKTKELAYCHVQRLEDAGA, encoded by the coding sequence ATGCAACTCTCTCTCAAGAAGAAACTCGCTCTCGAAGCCTACCGCCTTTACCGCCACAACGAAATCAAGGCGCACCCTCTTACGTACTTTTTCTGGGAATGCACGCTCCGCTGCAACCTGCACTGTCTGCACTGCGGTAGTGACTGCGTGAAGGACGCCATCCCGGACATGCCGCGTGAAGACTTCATGAACGTGCTGGACAAGTTGGCCCCGCACATCGACCCGAAACATTTTATCGTGGTGATTACCGGCGGTGAGCCGCTGATGCGCGCTGACCTCGAGGAATGCGGCCAGGAAATCAAGAAGCGCGGCTACCCGTGGGGCATGGTCACGAACGGGCTTGCGATGACTCCCGAACGTTACACCAAGTTGCTGAAGGCGGGGCTTCGCTCGCTTACCATCAGCCTTGACGGACTCGAGGCGAATCATAACCATTTCCGCGGTGACCCGCATAGCTTCGAGCGCGCACTGCGTGCCATTGACATGGCTGCCCACACGCAGGGCCTCACCTTCGACGTGATGACGTGCGTGAACCGCGAGAATCTGAAGGAACTCCCGAAGATTCTCGACATGCTTTTAAAAATCGGTGTGAAGCGCTGGCGCATTGCGACCGTGTTCCCGAAGGGCCGCGCGAAGGACAATCCGCTGTTCCAGCTCACGAACCAGGAATTTCGCCAGGTGTTCGACTTTATCCACGAAGTCAAGAAGCAGAACCTCATCAACGTGAATTACGGCTGCGAAGGGTTCCTCGGGAGCTACGAGAAGGACGCCCGCAACTACCCGTTCTTCTGTCGTGCCGGCGTGAACGTGTCTTCCGTGCTCTGCGATGGCAGCATTTCTGCCTGCCCGAGCTTGCGCGGCGACTATATCCAGGGCAACATCTACAAGGACGACTTGTGGGATGTATGGCAGAACCGCTACCAGGTGATGCGCGACCGCAGCTGGGCCAAGATTGGCGATTGCAAAAAATGTAAATACTGGCGCTACTGCGAAGGCTCTAGTCTGCACCTTAGGGACGAGAAAACAAAGGAACTCGCATACTGCCACGTACAGCGTCTGGAGGATGCCGGCGCATAA